From Streptomyces sp. Edi4, one genomic window encodes:
- a CDS encoding TetR/AcrR family transcriptional regulator, with translation MATPQATIAPPQAGPAEERRDVVRAARAVFAREGWNHTTIEDIAQEAGLEPATVTHYFKDKEQLLLSVLLESAASVAAAGTVIAEDHLADVTDLVADLTALGRAWLTPLADFPEHFAIVRHLGAEATRLPAGVLEMWQTAGPRQAQRELARRLRRLADAGLLDIPDADHAAGRFTQLVAGSVVQRSFHGALPLADFEIDELIAAGVADFVRLFAPAA, from the coding sequence ATGGCTACGCCGCAGGCAACCATCGCGCCGCCCCAGGCAGGGCCGGCGGAGGAGCGCAGGGACGTCGTGCGGGCGGCCCGCGCCGTCTTCGCCCGCGAGGGCTGGAACCACACCACCATCGAGGACATCGCCCAGGAGGCCGGACTCGAACCGGCCACCGTCACCCACTACTTCAAGGACAAGGAGCAGCTGCTCCTGTCCGTCCTGCTCGAGAGCGCCGCGTCGGTCGCCGCCGCGGGGACCGTCATCGCGGAGGACCATCTCGCCGATGTCACCGACCTGGTGGCGGACCTCACCGCCCTGGGCCGGGCCTGGCTGACCCCGCTCGCCGATTTCCCCGAGCACTTCGCCATCGTCCGCCACCTCGGCGCGGAGGCCACCCGCCTGCCGGCCGGCGTGCTGGAGATGTGGCAGACCGCCGGCCCGCGCCAGGCGCAGCGCGAGCTGGCCCGACGGCTGCGGCGGCTCGCCGACGCGGGGCTGCTTGACATCCCCGACGCGGACCACGCCGCCGGCCGGTTCACGCAGCTGGTCGCGGGCAGCGTCGTCCAGCGCTCGTTCCACGGCGCCCTGCCGCTTGCGGACTTCGAGATCGACGAACTGATCGCGGCGGGCGTGGCGGACTTCGTCCGCCTCTTCGCCCCCGCCGCCTGA
- a CDS encoding NAD(P)H-dependent oxidoreductase yields MSNEPLRLAVIISSVREGRFGPVIGEWFAAQAKERADLEVDVIDLVDHELPYAHSFSPAGEAADILAKISPRLEAADAYVVVTPEYNHSYPASLKHLIDWHYTQWRAKPVGFVSYGGLSGGLRAVEHLRPVFAELHAVTVRDAVSFHSPWGTFDDDGKPKDETAPAGAAKVLLDQLTWWGTVLREGRAKTPYQA; encoded by the coding sequence ATGTCGAACGAGCCCCTGCGGCTTGCCGTCATCATCAGCAGCGTCCGCGAGGGCCGGTTCGGACCGGTCATCGGGGAGTGGTTCGCCGCTCAGGCGAAGGAGCGCGCCGACCTGGAGGTCGACGTCATCGACCTGGTCGACCACGAGCTGCCGTACGCGCACTCCTTCAGCCCCGCCGGTGAGGCCGCCGACATCCTCGCGAAGATCTCGCCGCGTCTCGAGGCGGCCGACGCCTACGTCGTGGTGACGCCGGAGTACAACCACAGCTACCCGGCCTCGCTCAAGCACCTCATCGACTGGCACTACACGCAGTGGCGCGCCAAGCCCGTCGGCTTCGTCTCCTACGGCGGCCTGTCCGGCGGTCTGCGCGCCGTCGAGCACCTGCGTCCGGTCTTCGCCGAGCTGCACGCGGTGACCGTCCGCGACGCCGTCAGCTTCCACAGCCCCTGGGGCACGTTCGACGACGACGGCAAGCCCAAGGACGAGACCGCTCCGGCCGGCGCGGCCAAGGTGCTCCTCGACCAGCTCACCTGGTGGGGCACCGTGCTGCGCGAGGGCCGGGCGAAGACCCCGTACCAGGCCTGA
- a CDS encoding beta-ketoacyl-[acyl-carrier-protein] synthase family protein produces MLVGRRVVITGVGVLAPGGIGAKNFWSLLSEGRTATRGITFFDPSSFRSQVAAEADFDPELHGLSPQEIRRMDRAAQFGVVTAREALADSGLDLAGFDPHRTGVTIGSAVGATTGLDDEYRVVSNDGKLNEVDHTYAVPHLYNYFVPSSFSAEVAWAVGAEGPATVVSTGCTSGIDSVGHAVELIREGTADIMITGATDAPISPITMACFDAIKATTPRNDDPEHASRPFDGTRNGFVLGEGSAAFVLEEYESAKKRGAHIYAEIAGYASRCNAFHMTGLRPDGREMSEAINVALAEARMNPEQIDYINAHGSGTKQNDRHETAAFKLSLGEHAYRTPVSSIKSMVGHSLGAIGSIEIAASILAMENNVVPPTANLHTPDPVCDLDYVPLTAREHRTDAVLTVGSGFGGFQSAMVLARPERSAA; encoded by the coding sequence TTGCTCGTGGGCCGCCGAGTAGTAATCACTGGGGTGGGAGTGCTGGCGCCGGGCGGGATCGGCGCCAAGAACTTCTGGAGTCTGCTGAGCGAAGGACGCACGGCGACCCGGGGGATCACCTTCTTCGACCCGTCCTCCTTCCGTTCCCAGGTCGCGGCCGAGGCCGACTTCGACCCGGAGCTGCACGGGCTGAGCCCGCAGGAGATCCGCCGCATGGACCGCGCCGCGCAGTTCGGCGTGGTCACCGCCCGCGAGGCGCTGGCCGACTCCGGTCTCGACCTCGCCGGGTTCGACCCGCACCGCACCGGGGTCACCATCGGCTCCGCGGTCGGCGCCACCACCGGTCTCGACGACGAGTACCGCGTGGTCAGCAACGACGGCAAGCTGAACGAGGTCGACCACACCTACGCGGTGCCGCACCTGTACAACTACTTCGTGCCGAGCTCGTTCTCGGCGGAGGTGGCCTGGGCGGTCGGGGCCGAGGGCCCGGCCACCGTCGTCTCCACCGGCTGCACCTCCGGAATCGACTCGGTCGGCCACGCCGTCGAGCTGATCCGCGAGGGCACCGCCGACATCATGATCACCGGCGCCACCGACGCCCCGATCTCGCCGATCACCATGGCGTGCTTCGACGCGATCAAGGCGACCACGCCGCGCAACGACGACCCCGAGCACGCCTCCCGCCCCTTCGACGGCACCCGCAACGGCTTCGTCCTCGGCGAGGGCAGCGCCGCCTTCGTCCTGGAGGAGTACGAGAGCGCCAAGAAGCGCGGCGCGCACATCTACGCCGAGATCGCCGGCTACGCCTCGCGCTGCAACGCCTTCCACATGACGGGTCTGCGTCCGGACGGCCGCGAGATGTCGGAGGCGATCAACGTCGCCCTGGCCGAGGCGCGGATGAACCCCGAGCAGATCGACTACATCAACGCGCACGGCTCCGGCACCAAACAGAACGACCGCCACGAGACGGCCGCGTTCAAGCTGAGCCTCGGCGAGCACGCGTACCGCACTCCCGTCAGCTCCATCAAGTCGATGGTGGGGCACTCGCTGGGCGCCATCGGCTCCATCGAGATCGCCGCGTCGATCCTCGCGATGGAGAACAACGTGGTACCGCCCACCGCGAACCTGCACACCCCCGACCCGGTGTGCGACCTGGACTATGTGCCGCTGACCGCGCGGGAGCACCGTACGGACGCGGTCTTGACAGTCGGCAGCGGATTCGGCGGTTTCCAGAGCGCGATGGTGCTGGCCCGCCCGGAAAGGAGCGCGGCATGA
- a CDS encoding ketosynthase chain-length factor, which produces MSAKAVITGIGVATPNGLGVDDFWAATRVGKNAIDRITRFDASSYPSQLAGEIRGFEASEHLPSRLLPQTDRMTRLALVAADCAFEDAGVRPDDIPEFDMGVVTASTSGGFEFGQNELQKLWSQGSQYVSAYQSFAWFYAVNSGQISIRNGMKGPSGVVVSDHAGGLDAIAQARRQIRKGSKLIFSGGFDASVCPWGWVAQIAGGRMSTSDRPERAYLPFDKDANGYVAGEGGALIILEDERTARERGAGNIYGEVAGYGSTFDPKPGSGREPGLRRAIEVALADAGVSADEVDVVFADAAGTPSLDREEADAIIAVFGPSGVPVTAPKTMIGRLYSGAAPVDVVSAVLAIREGLIPPTTNVELSPEYDIDLVTGQPRTASVQTALVLARGVGGFNSAVVVRSLD; this is translated from the coding sequence ATGAGCGCCAAGGCAGTGATCACCGGCATCGGCGTGGCCACCCCCAACGGGCTCGGCGTGGACGACTTCTGGGCCGCGACCCGGGTCGGCAAGAACGCGATCGACCGGATCACGCGGTTCGACGCCTCGTCCTACCCGTCCCAACTTGCGGGTGAGATACGCGGCTTCGAGGCCTCCGAGCACCTGCCCAGCAGGCTGCTGCCCCAGACCGACCGGATGACCCGGCTCGCCCTGGTCGCCGCCGACTGCGCCTTCGAGGACGCGGGGGTCAGGCCGGACGACATCCCCGAGTTCGACATGGGCGTCGTGACCGCGTCCACCTCGGGCGGCTTCGAGTTCGGCCAGAACGAGCTGCAAAAGCTGTGGAGCCAGGGCAGCCAGTACGTCTCCGCGTACCAGTCCTTCGCCTGGTTCTACGCCGTGAACAGCGGCCAGATCTCCATCCGCAACGGCATGAAGGGCCCCAGCGGCGTCGTCGTCAGCGACCACGCCGGCGGCCTCGACGCCATCGCCCAGGCCCGTCGCCAGATCCGCAAGGGCAGCAAGCTGATCTTCTCCGGCGGCTTCGACGCGTCGGTCTGCCCCTGGGGCTGGGTCGCGCAGATCGCCGGCGGCCGGATGTCCACCAGCGACCGGCCCGAGCGCGCCTACCTGCCCTTCGACAAGGACGCCAACGGCTATGTGGCAGGTGAGGGCGGCGCCCTGATCATCCTGGAGGACGAGCGGACGGCGCGTGAGCGCGGGGCAGGGAACATCTACGGCGAGGTCGCGGGCTACGGCTCGACCTTCGACCCGAAGCCGGGCAGCGGGCGCGAGCCCGGACTGCGCCGCGCCATCGAGGTCGCGCTCGCCGACGCCGGTGTCTCGGCCGACGAGGTGGACGTGGTCTTCGCCGACGCGGCCGGCACGCCGAGCCTCGACCGCGAGGAGGCCGACGCCATCATCGCGGTGTTCGGGCCGTCCGGTGTCCCGGTCACGGCGCCCAAGACCATGATCGGCCGCCTGTACTCCGGTGCCGCCCCGGTCGACGTCGTCTCCGCCGTCCTCGCCATCCGCGAGGGCCTGATCCCCCCGACCACCAACGTCGAGCTGTCGCCCGAGTACGACATCGACCTGGTCACGGGCCAGCCGCGCACCGCGTCGGTGCAGACCGCGCTGGTGCTCGCCCGTGGCGTCGGCGGCTTCAACTCCGCCGTGGTCGTGCGCTCGCTCGACTGA
- a CDS encoding TcmI family type II polyketide cyclase: MHSTLIVARMDVESSAQVAKLFGEFDQTEMPHRMGTRRRQLFSYNGLYFHLQDFDGDNGGELIEEAKTDPRFVGISQDLKPFIEAYDPATWRSPADAMATRFYDWTASR, encoded by the coding sequence TTGCACAGCACCCTGATCGTGGCCCGCATGGACGTCGAGTCCAGTGCCCAGGTCGCCAAGCTCTTCGGCGAGTTCGACCAGACGGAGATGCCGCACCGCATGGGCACCCGGCGCCGTCAGCTGTTCTCGTACAACGGCCTGTACTTCCACCTCCAGGACTTCGACGGCGACAACGGCGGAGAGCTGATCGAGGAGGCCAAGACGGACCCCCGGTTCGTGGGGATCAGCCAGGACCTCAAGCCGTTCATCGAGGCCTACGACCCGGCCACCTGGCGCTCGCCGGCCGACGCCATGGCCACCCGCTTCTACGACTGGACGGCCTCGCGGTGA
- a CDS encoding aromatase/cyclase, giving the protein MSQPGLREVEHEITISAPAAAVYRLIAEVQNWPRIFPPTIYVDHVERSATEERIRIWATANGEAKNWTSHRTLDPEQLRITFRQEVSAPPVASMGGTWIIEPVSKTDSRVRLLHDYRAIDDDPESLKWIDEAVDRNSRSELAALKTNVEAAHAAEDLTFSFEDTVQIVGSAKDVFDFVNEAQLWPERLAHVATVRFEEPSPGLQELEMDTRAKDGSVHTTKSYRVAFPHEKIAYKQVTLPALMTLHTGYWTFAENADGVAASSQHTVTLNTANIARILGADATVEDARKYVHTALSTNSRATLGYAKDYAENIAQNKAA; this is encoded by the coding sequence ATGTCGCAGCCCGGCCTGCGCGAGGTGGAGCACGAGATCACGATCTCCGCTCCGGCCGCCGCCGTGTACCGGCTGATAGCCGAGGTGCAGAACTGGCCCCGGATCTTCCCGCCGACGATTTACGTCGACCACGTGGAGCGCTCCGCCACCGAGGAGCGCATCCGCATCTGGGCCACCGCCAACGGCGAGGCCAAGAACTGGACCTCGCACCGAACCCTGGACCCCGAGCAGCTGCGGATCACGTTCCGCCAGGAGGTCTCGGCGCCGCCGGTCGCCTCCATGGGCGGCACCTGGATCATCGAGCCGGTCTCGAAGACCGACTCCCGTGTGCGGCTGCTGCACGACTACCGGGCCATCGACGACGACCCCGAGTCGCTGAAGTGGATCGACGAGGCCGTCGACCGCAACTCGCGCTCGGAGCTGGCCGCCCTCAAGACCAACGTCGAGGCCGCGCACGCCGCCGAGGACCTGACGTTCTCCTTCGAGGACACCGTCCAGATCGTCGGCTCGGCCAAGGACGTCTTCGACTTCGTCAACGAGGCCCAGCTGTGGCCCGAGCGCCTGGCGCACGTGGCCACCGTCCGCTTCGAGGAGCCCTCCCCCGGCCTTCAGGAGCTGGAGATGGACACCCGCGCCAAGGACGGCTCGGTGCACACCACCAAGTCCTACCGCGTGGCCTTCCCGCACGAGAAGATCGCGTACAAGCAGGTGACGCTGCCTGCGCTGATGACGCTGCACACCGGTTACTGGACGTTCGCCGAGAACGCCGACGGCGTCGCCGCCTCCTCGCAGCACACCGTCACCCTCAACACCGCGAACATCGCCAGGATCCTGGGCGCCGACGCCACCGTCGAGGACGCGAGGAAGTACGTCCACACCGCGCTGAGCACCAACAGCCGCGCCACGCTCGGCTACGCCAAGGACTACGCCGAGAACATCGCCCAGAACAAGGCGGCCTGA
- a CDS encoding MFS transporter: protein MLSTPTRPDRAGTRFTPAQWGLLSVLAGNMLIDALEVSVALVALPSIGDDLGLATAGLQWVVSGFAVGFGGLLLFGGRLVAIHGRRPVYLAALLVFAAASLAGAPATSAALLIATRFVKGFCAALTAPTGFAIIASVFPEGPARRGALSVYSLFGASGFSAGLLLSGALTELSWRWTFAFPAPVALLLFGAALRLIPRDEPGAGAKAPRRYDAAGALALTGAMLALVAALTCGAGRGWDAPGTVVLFVLAALLAAVFVRVELSAPEPLLRLDLLRHGPLLRSALGAGALNGSYLGLLLVVTLRMQRQAGHGPWFTGLAFLPAAAPLAVTALLSGRLVARFGPPRLIAAGAASATLGYALYAAGDQQSYVRDLLPTLVLVGVAFVLAFTAFHVQATSSVAPADQPAAGGLYQTCVQLGAAVMTALCAAVLPSGQRPVLYLITAVGLLGLVVALRGLAPGRVARGAAQKSPEDER from the coding sequence ATGCTCTCGACACCCACGCGCCCCGACCGGGCCGGCACCCGCTTCACCCCCGCCCAGTGGGGGCTGCTGTCCGTGCTCGCCGGCAACATGCTCATCGACGCCCTGGAGGTGTCCGTCGCGCTGGTCGCGCTGCCCTCCATCGGCGACGATCTGGGCCTGGCGACGGCCGGACTCCAGTGGGTGGTCTCCGGGTTCGCCGTCGGCTTCGGCGGGCTGCTCCTGTTCGGCGGCCGCCTCGTCGCGATCCACGGCCGGCGCCCCGTCTACCTCGCCGCGCTCCTGGTGTTCGCCGCCGCGTCACTGGCGGGCGCGCCGGCGACGAGCGCGGCGCTGCTGATCGCCACCCGCTTCGTCAAGGGCTTCTGCGCCGCGCTGACCGCGCCCACCGGGTTCGCGATCATCGCGTCCGTCTTTCCCGAAGGTCCCGCGCGCAGAGGGGCGTTGTCGGTGTACTCGCTCTTCGGCGCCAGCGGCTTCTCGGCCGGACTGCTGCTTTCCGGCGCGCTCACCGAGCTCAGCTGGCGCTGGACCTTCGCCTTCCCCGCGCCGGTCGCACTGCTGCTGTTCGGCGCCGCGCTGCGGCTGATCCCGCGCGATGAGCCGGGTGCCGGAGCGAAGGCGCCGCGCCGCTACGACGCGGCGGGCGCGTTGGCCCTCACCGGCGCGATGCTGGCGCTGGTGGCCGCGCTCACCTGCGGCGCAGGGCGCGGCTGGGACGCGCCGGGCACCGTCGTCCTGTTCGTGCTCGCGGCGCTGCTCGCGGCCGTCTTCGTCCGCGTGGAACTGAGCGCGCCCGAACCCCTGTTGCGGCTCGACCTGCTGCGCCACGGGCCGCTCCTTCGCTCCGCGCTCGGCGCCGGCGCGCTCAACGGCTCGTACCTGGGGCTGCTCCTGGTGGTCACCCTCCGGATGCAGCGACAAGCCGGCCACGGCCCCTGGTTCACCGGCCTCGCGTTCCTGCCGGCCGCCGCGCCGCTCGCCGTCACCGCGCTGCTGTCGGGCCGGCTCGTCGCCCGCTTCGGGCCGCCCCGGCTCATCGCGGCGGGCGCGGCGTCCGCGACCCTCGGGTACGCGCTGTACGCGGCCGGGGACCAACAGTCCTACGTACGCGACCTGTTGCCCACGCTGGTGCTCGTCGGCGTCGCGTTCGTGCTGGCCTTCACCGCCTTCCACGTCCAGGCCACCAGTTCCGTGGCCCCCGCCGACCAGCCCGCGGCCGGCGGCCTCTACCAGACCTGCGTACAGCTGGGGGCGGCCGTCATGACCGCCCTGTGCGCCGCGGTGCTGCCCTCGGGGCAGCGCCCGGTCCTGTACCTGATCACGGCCGTGGGACTCCTCGGCCTGGTCGTCGCACTCCGTGGCCTCGCGCCCGGGCGGGTGGCGCGCGGCGCCGCCCAAAAATCCCCCGAAGATGAAAGGTGA
- a CDS encoding acyl carrier protein: MSAQEFTIDDLKRILLEGAGAEEGVDLDSDILDTDFEELGYESLALLETGGRIEREYGISLDDDVFAENPTPRTLVAAINTYLGDLVGA; this comes from the coding sequence ATGTCCGCCCAGGAATTCACCATCGACGACCTCAAGCGCATCCTGCTGGAGGGCGCCGGCGCCGAAGAGGGCGTCGATCTCGACAGCGACATCCTCGACACGGACTTCGAGGAGCTGGGTTACGAGTCGCTGGCGCTCCTTGAGACCGGTGGCCGTATCGAGCGCGAGTACGGCATCTCCCTCGACGACGACGTCTTCGCGGAGAACCCCACCCCGCGCACCCTCGTCGCCGCGATCAACACCTACCTCGGGGACCTCGTCGGCGCCTGA
- the fabG gene encoding 3-oxoacyl-ACP reductase FabG produces the protein MSQQDKRVALVTGATSGIGLAVARLLATQNHQVFIGARNADNVAETVKQLQDEGLEVDGTTLDVRSSDDARAFVQAAVDRFGTVDVLVNNAGRSGGGVTADIDDELWHDVIDTNLNSVFRLTREALTTGGLRHKDRGRIINIASTAGKQGVVLGAPYSASKHGVVGFTKALGNELAPTGVTVNAVCPGYVETPMAQRVRQGYAAAYNATEDAILEKFQSKIPLGRYSTPEEVAGLVGYLASDTAASITAQALNVCGGLGNF, from the coding sequence ATGTCGCAGCAGGACAAGCGCGTCGCCCTCGTCACCGGCGCCACCAGCGGGATCGGCCTGGCCGTCGCCCGTCTTCTGGCCACGCAGAACCACCAGGTGTTCATCGGCGCCCGCAACGCGGACAACGTCGCCGAGACCGTCAAGCAGCTCCAGGACGAGGGCCTTGAGGTGGACGGCACCACCCTGGACGTCCGTTCCTCCGACGACGCCCGAGCCTTCGTACAGGCGGCCGTAGACCGCTTCGGCACCGTGGACGTGCTCGTCAACAACGCCGGCCGCTCGGGTGGCGGCGTGACCGCCGACATCGACGACGAGCTGTGGCACGACGTCATCGACACCAACCTCAACTCGGTCTTCCGGCTGACCCGCGAGGCTTTGACCACCGGCGGCCTGCGCCACAAGGACCGCGGCCGGATCATCAACATCGCCTCCACCGCAGGCAAGCAGGGCGTCGTCCTCGGCGCCCCGTACTCGGCCTCCAAGCACGGCGTCGTCGGCTTCACCAAGGCGCTCGGCAACGAGCTGGCGCCGACCGGCGTCACCGTCAACGCGGTCTGCCCGGGGTACGTCGAGACGCCGATGGCCCAGCGGGTGCGCCAGGGGTACGCCGCCGCCTACAACGCCACCGAGGACGCCATCCTCGAGAAGTTCCAGTCGAAGATCCCGCTGGGCCGCTACTCGACGCCCGAGGAGGTCGCGGGCCTCGTCGGCTACCTGGCCTCGGACACGGCCGCCTCGATCACCGCGCAGGCCCTCAACGTCTGCGGCGGCCTCGGCAACTTCTGA
- a CDS encoding acyl carrier protein has translation MTVNRTGRSARTCGATAKATAAPAPDPARLARVGHAERTRVLDAYVRQELGRVLGISAHQVDTTGRPMRSLGVGSIAGLELQHRMEQALRVELDLQMLLLANSAAELVACLAGQLGPRPARPHDSAVHDSAVTA, from the coding sequence ATGACTGTGAACCGCACGGGTCGCTCCGCCCGTACGTGCGGGGCCACCGCCAAGGCCACGGCGGCACCGGCCCCCGACCCGGCCCGCCTCGCCCGCGTCGGCCACGCCGAACGCACCCGCGTCCTCGACGCCTACGTACGTCAGGAGCTGGGCCGCGTCCTGGGCATCAGCGCGCACCAGGTGGACACGACCGGCCGGCCGATGCGCAGCCTCGGGGTCGGCTCGATCGCCGGGCTCGAACTCCAGCACCGGATGGAGCAGGCCCTGCGGGTCGAACTCGACTTGCAGATGCTGCTGCTGGCCAACAGCGCGGCCGAACTCGTCGCGTGCCTGGCCGGACAGCTGGGGCCGCGCCCGGCCCGCCCGCACGACAGCGCGGTCCACGACAGCGCGGTCACGGCATGA
- a CDS encoding SDR family oxidoreductase: MAGDHTETQVIVVGAGPVGLFLAGELRLAGADVVVLERLTAPTTESRASTLHARTMELLDARGLLAPLGDIPSDVMGHFGGIPLDLTLPGPHPGQWKVPQTRIEELLGQWAKDLGADIRRGHEVTGLTVTEEYAEAEVRTAEGRTEFFRAKCVVGCDGENSVVRRLGGFDFPGADASRELLRADVAGIDIANRRFQRLPRGLAIAARRPDGVTRVMVHEFGAVPRGAQPEFADVVGAWKRVTGEDIAGGTPLWVNSFGDASRQAATYRDHRLFLAGDAAHQQMPIGGQALNLGLQDAANLGWKLAAQVTGRGPKGLLDSYDGERRAVGQKVLSNIRTQALLLLGSAEVDATREVFAELIGGCENVRTHLAGMISGLDIRYDVGPDGVGPDGVGPDGVGPGSHPLLGLRLPHWQLATPEGELTTAETLRGGRGVLLLLPGDAARGAELAAAAAPWAPLVRTVHVSALTGAPAPDTGALLVRPDGYVVWADTDTDTDSGPDTGPGTGDTRAAGLPRALTRWFGDPAGTTRTTTPATAPAKKWSTDMGKLTGKTALVTGSSRGMGRATAIRLAREGALVAVHYTANKDAADEVVEIIEKDGGRAFTVRAELGVPGDAHELFLALESGLRERTGTTDLDILVNNAGVMGGVKPEETTPEKFDELFAVNAKAPFFLIQRALKNMPDGGRIINITSGLTRFANPDEIAYAMTKGAVDQLALHFAKHLGPRNITVNSVAPGITRNSNPVFGIPEAVEAMAGMSAFNRVGEPEDVADVVAFLATDDARWITGSFVDATGGTLLG, translated from the coding sequence ATGGCCGGGGACCACACCGAGACCCAGGTGATCGTGGTGGGCGCGGGCCCGGTCGGGCTGTTCCTCGCCGGTGAGCTCCGGCTCGCGGGCGCGGACGTGGTGGTCCTCGAACGGCTCACCGCGCCGACCACCGAGTCGCGGGCGTCCACCCTGCACGCCCGCACCATGGAACTCCTGGACGCCCGCGGTCTGTTGGCGCCGCTCGGGGACATTCCCAGCGACGTGATGGGCCACTTCGGGGGCATCCCGCTCGATCTCACGCTTCCCGGCCCCCACCCGGGCCAGTGGAAGGTCCCGCAGACCCGCATCGAGGAGCTGCTGGGACAGTGGGCCAAGGACCTGGGCGCGGACATCAGGCGCGGTCACGAGGTGACCGGACTGACCGTGACCGAGGAGTACGCCGAGGCCGAGGTGCGCACGGCCGAGGGGAGGACGGAGTTCTTCCGGGCCAAGTGCGTCGTCGGCTGCGACGGCGAGAACAGCGTCGTGCGCCGGCTGGGGGGCTTCGACTTTCCCGGCGCCGACGCGAGCCGCGAACTGCTGCGCGCCGACGTGGCGGGCATCGACATCGCCAACCGCCGCTTCCAGCGGCTGCCGCGAGGACTGGCCATCGCCGCCCGGCGTCCCGATGGAGTGACCCGGGTGATGGTGCACGAGTTCGGTGCGGTGCCGCGCGGCGCGCAGCCCGAGTTCGCGGACGTCGTCGGCGCCTGGAAGCGCGTCACCGGGGAGGACATCGCCGGCGGCACCCCGCTGTGGGTGAACTCCTTCGGTGACGCCTCCCGGCAGGCCGCCACCTACCGCGACCACCGGCTCTTCCTCGCCGGCGACGCGGCCCACCAGCAGATGCCGATCGGCGGGCAGGCTCTCAACCTGGGCCTTCAGGACGCCGCCAACCTCGGCTGGAAGCTCGCCGCGCAGGTCACCGGGCGCGGGCCGAAGGGGCTCCTGGACAGCTACGACGGCGAACGGCGGGCCGTGGGACAGAAGGTTCTGAGCAACATCAGGACCCAGGCCCTGCTGCTGCTCGGCTCCGCGGAGGTCGACGCCACCCGCGAGGTCTTCGCCGAGCTGATCGGCGGATGCGAGAACGTGAGGACCCACCTGGCCGGAATGATCTCCGGCCTCGACATCCGCTACGACGTGGGTCCTGACGGCGTGGGTCCTGACGGCGTGGGTCCGGACGGCGTGGGTCCGGGCAGCCACCCGTTGCTCGGCCTGCGTCTGCCGCACTGGCAACTGGCGACGCCCGAGGGGGAGTTGACCACCGCCGAGACTTTGCGCGGCGGGCGGGGCGTGCTGCTGCTCCTGCCCGGTGACGCCGCGCGCGGCGCGGAGCTGGCCGCCGCCGCCGCGCCGTGGGCGCCGCTGGTGCGCACGGTGCACGTGAGCGCCCTGACCGGCGCTCCCGCGCCGGACACCGGCGCCCTCCTGGTGCGCCCCGACGGCTATGTCGTCTGGGCCGACACCGACACCGACACCGACAGCGGCCCCGACACCGGCCCCGGCACCGGCGACACCCGGGCAGCCGGCCTGCCGCGAGCGCTGACCCGATGGTTCGGCGACCCGGCAGGCACCACCAGGACGACGACGCCGGCCACCGCGCCGGCCAAGAAGTGGAGTACAGACATGGGCAAGCTCACCGGCAAGACGGCGCTCGTCACGGGCTCCAGCCGCGGCATGGGGCGCGCGACGGCGATCCGCCTCGCGCGGGAGGGCGCGCTCGTCGCCGTCCACTACACCGCCAACAAGGACGCGGCCGACGAGGTCGTCGAGATCATCGAGAAGGACGGCGGGCGCGCCTTCACCGTGCGGGCCGAACTCGGCGTCCCGGGCGACGCGCACGAGCTCTTCCTCGCCCTGGAGAGCGGCCTGCGCGAGCGCACGGGTACCACCGACCTGGACATCCTGGTCAACAACGCCGGTGTGATGGGCGGCGTCAAGCCCGAGGAGACCACGCCGGAGAAGTTCGACGAGCTCTTCGCGGTCAACGCCAAGGCCCCGTTCTTCCTCATCCAGCGGGCACTGAAGAACATGCCCGACGGCGGCCGCATCATCAACATCACCTCCGGCCTCACTCGGTTCGCGAACCCGGACGAGATCGCGTACGCGATGACCAAGGGAGCGGTGGACCAGCTGGCGCTGCACTTCGCCAAGCACCTGGGGCCGCGCAACATCACCGTCAACTCGGTGGCGCCCGGCATCACCCGTAACAGCAACCCCGTCTTCGGCATCCCCGAGGCGGTGGAGGCGATGGCGGGGATGTCCGCCTTCAACCGGGTGGGCGAGCCCGAGGACGTCGCCGACGTCGTGGCCTTCCTCGCCACCGACGACGCCCGCTGGATCACCGGCTCGTTCGTCGACGCCACCGGCGGCACCCTGCTCGGCTGA